The Tigriopus californicus strain San Diego chromosome 10, Tcal_SD_v2.1, whole genome shotgun sequence region TTTCCTCTCATTCCCGGCCAACAGCAATCCTATCAGCAACATCTTTCTATCAAAGTGCTTGATCCCGCGAGAGTGAACCACATATCGACCAATCCACCAGCCTGATCTATTCGCTCAAACATTGATCCACTTGCGATTTTAAAAGTGTCTCATCTCTGGTCAATATGATAATTGCAATGATTGGTCCTTAAAAGATATCATGCGAGTAGGTTTAAACAAAATACAGATGTAGTCTGAACAGAGTATATTGATCAGTTATCATTTTCAGATGGACAGAATAATGGCTTTaagttgtttcatttttgggcaaggACGGGTGGTGTTATGGTAAAAAAAGATGTCTCGATTCTTTTATGATCGCCgttgcttaaaaaaaaaccaggtaCAAACACCGAGCAGTGCAAGAGATGCTAAGATCTTCAAAATGTGCCTTCCCATCAGAAGCCGAAGATCTTGTTAACACCCACTGATTACGTTTTAATATGCCGGCATTAGATTCCCAACATGACATTATATTCAACAATATCTTTTTATTGAGCGACACTCTTCCATAGCCAAGAGTCGATACCGACTGCCGAAAACATATGACTTTCATCTTTTGAACGCCATCGTTGGCCGGGAAAGACCTTAAGATCTCAATCTTCATGGAAGGAAATTGAATGCGGCAGAAGTGTCTACAATGATTTCTTCATTACGAACAATGCTGTTTAGGCCATTTCAACCCATTGAGAAATGGCGTACTGATTTGTTTGTTGTTCGCCAGCGTACATACTTAAACTAGGAGACCAATTTAAGAGACCAGGTTCCTCCCATCCATCGAAGCCAAACTCGAAGGTGTAGTAATGTCATTTTTAACTCCCGAGTCTTGTTTCAAAGTACTTTTTTTGCCTGGTAATagatagaaagagagagagagagaagtgCTTGTCAGGTTCAAATTGGATTGACATTGAGGAATGAGGGAATTTGTCACCGTTGTATGCATATCATATTGAACTCATCGCAATCATGGACGTCGCCGCcgccgttgttgttgtcgtcgtcgtcgccatcatcatcaccaccaccaccgtcaacaacagcaacaacaacaacaaccccaAGCCTATTGGTGAGCGTCCGTCCGTTCATAAAAGCTGATGAGGATGCCAATATACAATTTTAGGCCATTCTCAGAGCACAATTGTTCAATTTCGGTGAGGCAAATCCAGAATAATAGGGTGGACTCCGTCATGTTTGACAGGTTCCAGAAGCAATCGACGACTAGCTTAGCCTGCCTGCCTAGATGGCTCGATTGGATTGAAACACATTATTGAGACGCGGCAATTTTTTGTCGAGCGACTACTCCGTACGTCAATTGTGACCAAGAAAATGTGTCAGTCAGTCCGTCAGAACACAGGGCACAATCGCAATCGTTTCCGATGTCTTCGTTCTCTTTCCCTGTTTCGGTGTCTCTGTCGTTCAGTTTCGGGGTTGTCTCACATCCTCTCCCTGTTCACACTACATggacatacatacatacgtaggtacgtacgtacgtatatataAGTGTACCCCCTGTGAGATGCAGATACCGAGTTATCGTCAATTTGTCAAGACCGGACTCGCACCTACTTGATAGTTTGGCAGGGTTGCCCAGATCTATCTGTCATTCATATTTAGTAACCGTCTTCCTCGACCATTTATTTCATATAGAATGTCATCTCAGCCTCAAGGCAGCCTTTGCTGTTTAAGACGATTATCCAGTTTCGGTTGTAGGAGTGAGAGTACGTACATAGAATGTAACAATCTCATCGCCTGTATCCGCCGTCTTTTTGTTGATTCGGTATGCGGCAGCCCTGTCAATCGGCTTGACTTTTCATTTGCACATTAGCTAGCTAATATCCCATTTCAGTAAACATCGTATCCAGCTAATTCTGAGCGTACTCAAGCTGAAGCTTTTATTGCCATTTCCCGTGGAAAGACAGGCTGAAGATAAACACGCGACGAGCTGTAGAATAGCTTCTTGGAGTAGCTCCTGCCCAACGAATTCAACGACTAGATTCCTGTCGGCGTCATTATGAAGCATTCTACCcatgtgtgtctgtgtgtctATTTGTGAGTGAGAGGTTCTATAAAATCAGGCTTTTACCCGGGAGCAAGATGTTCTCATGCAGTTATCATCATTACCATGTGTTCCACCCTACACCTCGAATTTGTCAGTAAATGCCCAAGTATGATTATGCCGAGAACCGAGTGAACGATTGGATTGGACTCGTGGATCAGCGCCTCTTAAGTGTCGGACTTTTTCGTTCTATGTAGTAGCGTCTACTACATTCCGGGTCAAGCGACTCAATGACGATGAGATTATGTCGGAGAGATTAATACAGACCTGTCAAAACATTcagatggaacttggaactccAGGGTTGGCGTGTTTGGGCAATTTCTACTGATTTTATGACCACCTACCTAACTAGCCAGTTAGATGGGGAGCTGTCCAGCTGGCGAGCTCCTGTGAATCGGTAATGGGTTTTCTTCCAGTTGTGAATAAGACGGATCTTGGTGTCTGATCGTGTCCCATGCGGTAAAGATCAAACAAACTCTTTCTCAAACAGAAGTTACCCTACTCCAATTCCAACTCCTGCTCTTGCTCCACAACTCCCCCTTCGGATCCCCTTTAATGTTGTCGTTTCCCAAAGGCACACATCCCCAAGCGGAccggtggatggatggatggaggaatggaggaatggatggatggatggatagatggggGTTTGTCCGTCCAGGCGTCGGTTGCTCGTTCGCTCGTTCGCTCGTTCTCCCGTTCCTTCGTTCATACGTTCTTTCTCTCGTTCGTCCGTTTGTTGATCTGGGAAGTCAGCTCTCGTGAGCCCGTCCGTTGTCACAGTCTTGAAAGCTCTTCGAGGTACATATTGTCCGCTCGTTTTCCAGAGATCTTCCTCCTCCTGCATGTCTTACAGTATGCTAGGAGCCAGCTCTCTTCGCTTTGGCATTtcgtctttttcttcctccttcaGTCACTCTCCTTTTACATCTTGAGTGACAGGTGATAACGTGTTGATGACATTCTCGCTACTTCTTTTCTCTGTCTCTGTTTCCCGGCCTCCTCTGCGTTCtcggcctcctcctccttcgcctccttctcctcgtcgtcgtcgtcattgtGGTCCTCGACTGTGTTTCTTTCATGCATCCATCCTTCTTCACCATCACTCCCCGCGCTTCATTGCTCAAGTCACCGCCAGGGAGCAGCACTTCTCAACGGGTCGCAAACTTGTGAGCGCTGGAAGAACGAACAGTCCTCGAGCCCCGCATGAATCGCTAGCTCGTCGCTGTCTGGGCCACTAATCGGAACGAGGAACCTCGACAAGGGGCACACTCGCGAGTGTCCAGCATAACTTCTGTGGGAACTTTTTCAGATCGTAAGCACGGTTCCAAGTGGCAGCAGTTTTGATCAAAGTGGCGAGTGTGGCGTTGCTTACGCCTGGTTATGACATGGacaaatttgatgatgataagTGCACAGGAGAGTAAGATTTTTTGAACATTCTACTTGAAAGGAAGAGGTCAAACATGGTGATACTTGATAAGACTAGTGCTAACTTGCCATCGTGTTCCACAATGCTGTCGTCGTCTACTAATGGAAATCAGTATCTCAACCCCGATTTTCTGGGACCCCTCCCTTCGGAGGTAAGCatattttattgttcattCATCAGTGATGAAATTGACCGCGTAGAGCCCTCGTAGGATCCTGATGAAGTCTGTTCCATAATTCCAATTCTGTGTTTTCCAGACGGATTCAAAGTCCAGTCCTTTGGCCATGTTAGCCAAGACTTGTAGTCAAATTGGTGCCGATTCCAATTTAGCCCCGACCTCCAAGTCTAGTCAAGGGGCACGCTCTAGTGAAAAGCTGGATGTAGGGCAAGAGTCGCGGCTTATGCCGAGTAATTCACCCTTGCTTCATGGTTCCAAAAGTGAAGATGAAACTGACCATCGGAGCCGATCCAGTTCGACAGAAATTAAAGTCAGTGATAATAACAAAGATGTCTCCTCCAATAAGCAATCGCCGATTCCTCGTGCGTTGTCCTCGGCGAGCTCATCTTTGAGTCCAGCTTCCAATTTTACCAGTAGAAGAGGCTCGGCCTCTCCTCAAACTCACCTTGACATTGGTCGAAAATCAAAATCGCCCAAAAACAAAGACACGCCCGCCAAGGCAACCCTTACTAGTCCAACTGGGAAGTCCATTTCTGATATTTTTGGGGCCTCTCGTGATCATCCGCTTCGCAATCTGGGGATCCCTGACGGCCATGCACCAATTCGTCCCATGTTTCCCGGGACCACATTTCCTCCTAATTTGTTCACGGCCGCCTCAACGAACCCGTTCTTGGCTAGTTTCTTGGCCTCTTCTATGGCCTCGGCTGTCAGCCCCACCTCAAGTGCAACCACAGTAACCTCCTCTTCATCAAACAATCAGTGCCGTGATCCGTTGTGCCGGGACCCGTCCTGTGCCACGTTTATTCGAAATCAACAGCTATTAGCCGCAGCCACGGGTGGCTTGCCCTCTCTCGGTGCTTATTCGTCGCTGATACAGCGAGAGGCCATCCTATCTGCCCAACGGAATGCCGTCATGGCTGCGGCGGCCGCGGCTTCTCCCCCGGGGGCAGCTGGGGGCCCCCTACCCTTTATTTGCAATTGGATGGGAGGTAAGATTTGATTTGTTGTCGGTCTTTTATGAACTGTTGAATTATTGTCATACGTGGCCGGTTGGCACAGGCTTCTGATTAAACCATACTGTACACGTAATCGGGGTTGTTGATCAACGTGGAGAATGGATCACTGACAACTTGAACTTATTCCTTAATGTCTAGTACAATTAAGGGCGTTTTGAGCTGATCCAAGCCTGCTGAAACGTGAATTGATGAATGCTTGTTCACTTTGTGTAATTAAAAGATCTTGGCATGCATTGATAGGACCAGAGGGGGCGACTGATTGTTGGACAAGTCGGGCGCATGTACAGCGTCTCCTTGTCAAAACCAGTATGTAATTAAGCTAGGGAAAAAAGGTCTTGAATAGGGTTATTAATCATGGCCATTGACAGTGAGGCAATTGCTTTGATTGATGGATGATATTACATTTGGGGGTTAAGTTGGAAAATCGAAAACGGAATCGAGTAAAAACATGTGCTTGGAAAGGTTTTTAAGACTGGAACTATGGAGTCGCctatttctaaaaaaagcaCATGATGTGAGtgaatttttttgccaataaatCAACTCTCAATGAGTGGATCTTGTCAATTAAAAAcaggaaaaaatattggaaggggagggggggacACTTAACCCACCGCCccaatcaaatgatttttgatcCTTCTAACAAGCTTCTTAACCACTGATGTCCATTCTTCTTCAGGGAGTGATTATTGTGGGCGGCGTTTCGCCTCGAGTGAGGAACTTCTACTCCATCTGAAGACACATACCAATCTCTCGGCCAATAGTGATCCGCGGCCTCTGCCCATGCTTGGGCCCTTCCCTCATTCCTCGCCCACCTCGCCTCGATTCCACCCCTATGCCCGCCCCTCAGGGATGGCTCCAATTCCATCCCCTAGCCCCGGGTCCCTGGCTTCGTTGGGATTGCCGCCAGGATATCTGAACCCCTACGCCTCGCTTTATCCCGGCTTATTTTCGTCGCGACCATCCATGTTGTAAAGGCCAACCTTGTCTAGAAACTTGTTATGAAATCAATCCCTTCATATTTATGCTccaatcaaaaaatgcttgaaatgaaTTGACACATGCTTTAGCTCAATAATAAATGCACTTGCCCAAATGCACGCACGCATAGTAAACAAAGGGTAGTGCATCGCATTGTCGTGCTAATAGGTAGAGGTGAATCTCACCTGACTACCTCCCTTGGACCTGAattatatcaaaatcaaatttgtcattgataCCAACATTGTCCACATATATAAACGTCAAAATGTGCCAGCCAAACAGAGTCTCACAATTTTCATTGCCATCGATGTTCCGACTCTTCATTAAGTAACCAAGCTTTACCGCGTAAGAAAACGAGAAATCGTGCCGAAAATGTACTACTATAAAGTCCAACTGGAGTCCACGAAATGAAATTCTAAGTCGACCTCGTTAGTGTATGTATTCTTGAATTGTCCAGCAGACCTGAAGGATCTGGAGCAAAGGAGGCAAAAGAGGCGAAAgagtcattgaaaagaaaaaaaatagatctAGCGCCTTTCAACCCTTATTAAAAACTCCTGTGTCACTTGATCAAAGCAATTCTGTTCCTCTTTTGAATTCTGCAGCCTTGTATCGTCGGACCTTTTGAAATAGCCAAAACTTTTTCCTGATTGCAAAAACCTCCCGAGTAATGATGGCGggtagaaaaaaatacatttttggcatattacGTTAAAAAccgttcttttttcttcaaaatttgagatCCTATCCAATTTGCTTTGGAAACCATACATGACATTCTTCAtcaattgaacttttttgctcaaggCTAAAAGAACTAAGACACAGAATCAGCCTTCCTCAGCGCAAATCATCATGAGCTGCAACTTAGAATTACCAcgtttttcttgcattttattgaaggaaaaatgcaaattattTTTCGGACTAAAAAGGCTATACTACAAAGCATACTTTCCCCCCTAAACAATATCATTCCGCTCTCTAGTACTCCCGTGTTTTCATGTTGGGGAAAACGAAAACCAGAAATCCCGACGCATACAGTCCAAAGTTTGAATCGAGAAACTTTTCCGAGAAGTTATCGAAATTAATGGCTAGTTAGTCGAGTATAAGTGATTAAACTCAGGCAAACCTTTATTGCAAATTCTATTTTTTACAAGGTCTAACATTGTTGGTTAGAGGTGGTCgaccttggccaaggcctttACAAGAGCTTGTCGTCTGTACTTAGTTGGGCATTAGTAGCGCCCTCTAAGAGCTAAACTTCGTGCGTCCTCGTGAACTATTGACGTCAATGCTTCCAGACGAATGGCGAAGAAAAGCGGCAAATAATTGTTCATCAGCGCAAGCAAAATCCTCAA contains the following coding sequences:
- the LOC131888620 gene encoding zinc finger protein 503-like, yielding MVILDKTSANLPSCSTMLSSSTNGNQYLNPDFLGPLPSETDSKSSPLAMLAKTCSQIGADSNLAPTSKSSQGARSSEKLDVGQESRLMPSNSPLLHGSKSEDETDHRSRSSSTEIKVSDNNKDVSSNKQSPIPRALSSASSSLSPASNFTSRRGSASPQTHLDIGRKSKSPKNKDTPAKATLTSPTGKSISDIFGASRDHPLRNLGIPDGHAPIRPMFPGTTFPPNLFTAASTNPFLASFLASSMASAVSPTSSATTVTSSSSNNQCRDPLCRDPSCATFIRNQQLLAAATGGLPSLGAYSSLIQREAILSAQRNAVMAAAAAASPPGAAGGPLPFICNWMGGSDYCGRRFASSEELLLHLKTHTNLSANSDPRPLPMLGPFPHSSPTSPRFHPYARPSGMAPIPSPSPGSLASLGLPPGYLNPYASLYPGLFSSRPSML